From the genome of Mucilaginibacter paludis DSM 18603:
AAAAAACATTTCGCAAACAAACCCACCACAACCCGAAGGGATAGTCAGCCCGGCACACCAAAACCCAAACGCCCAAGGCGCTCTTCGTAATTGATATTGCATATCGCAATTTAATTAGCGAGTGTAGGTAATATGCTTGAATTTGGAGTCGCAGGCTTCATGCCGAAACGCTAAGGCATCAATACACTCGGCTTTCATTCTTAGCGTCTTTGCGCCTTTGCGTGAGCATCTCTACATTTTTAAATTAACTCTGCTCTTAATTTAGCAAATTTCCGGTTAGTTTTTTTACCTTTGCGCTAACAAAAACACTGTTAAGCCTTGAGCCATGTAATGTCATTTACACATTCCTGTTAAATGATCTTCCCCAGCCGGGGAGGAAGTAATTACTCTTTATTTTTACTTTACTTATTACAATATGGCTATTTCACAAAAATATGGTCGTACTTATCATTATCCATTTTCGCCGGGCACCAGCAGCGACGACCGGATACAGCATAACTACTGGGAGCACCTGCAACGCATTCCCCGATTAATACATACCGAAAAACTGGATGGCGAGAATAATTGCCTGTCCGGCCTGGGTGTTTTTGCCCGCTCGCATGCGGCACCCACAACATCCGCCTGGACAGAAAGCCTGCGCCGCTATTGGCAATTGATTAAACACGACCTGGGCGACCTGGAAATTTTTGGCGAGAATCTGTACGCTATCCACTCCATCTGCTACCGCAAACTGGAACATCACTTTTACGTTTTCGGCATACGCCAACAAAATCGTTGGCTAAGTTGGGAAGAAACTCAGTTTTATGCCAGCCTGCTTGATCTGCCCACTGTACCGGTTATTAAAACGGAAACTACTCCGCAGAACCAACAATTATTTGAAGCCGGCATGCTGGCTTTGGTAAACGGCCCCGGAACATTTGACCCGGTTGACGTACACGATAAGCGTAGCACAACTATGGAGGGCCTGGTAAGCCGCAACGCAGACAGCTATACAACAGATGCCTTTGCCCGAAACGTGTTTAAATATGTAAGAAAAGGACATGTTAAAACCAATGAACACTGGACGCGAGACTGGCAACGCGCCCCACTGAAAAACGAAGGAGGTAAACATGTGGACCTTTAGCGAAAACAAGGAATGGCGCTACCTGGAGCATACTTTTGATTGGGTAAAGCAAATGAACGATGTTCAGCAGGATACGTGCTACCATGCCGAAGGCAACGTAGCCATCCATACCCGGATGGTGCTGGCCGCGCTGCAACAGGATGCCGCCTTTGCCCAACTGACCGCGCAGCAACGCGAAATATTGTGGACAGCAGCTTTACTGCACGATGTTGAAAAGCGCAGCACCACCGTTTTTGAACCCGATGGCAGCATCACATCAAACGGGCATGCCCGCAAGGGTGCGCAATTTGCAAGGCAACTACTTTATAACCAACACCCTGCACCCTTTGCCATACGCGAGCAAATTGCAGGCCTGGTGAGGTACCACGGCTTGCCGATATGGCTGTTTGAAAAACCCAACCCGGTAAAGGCTTTGGCAAAAGCCAGCATGGAGGTTAATACCCAATGGCTGGCTTTGCTGGCCCGGGCCGATATGCTTGGCCGCCATTGTGCCGACCAGGACGAGATGCTTTACCGCATCGACTGCTTTGAGGCCCTGTGCCGGGAGCATAACTGCTGGGGCAATGCCCGCACGTTTAAATCGGCAGCGGCGCAGATGTATTATATGCAGCACGATGATGCTTACCTTGATTATGTTCCGTTTGAGCAACCTGCCCCCAAGGTGATTTTAATGAGCGGCCTGCCCGGCGCTGGCAAGGATACGCTGATTAAAAAGCAATACCCCGGCTGGCCCCTAATATCGTTGGACGACATGCGCATGGAGCACGGAATTTTGCCCACCGATAAAACCGGCAACGGGCAGGTGATACAGCTGGCAAAAGAACAAGCCAGGGCATACCTGCGCAAGCAGCAAGGCTTTGTTTGGAACGCAACCAACACCACCAGCCAAATGCGCATGCAGCTGATTGATTTGTTTACCACCTACAGGGCCGAAGTAAGCATCATTTATGTTGAAATACCCTACCGGGAGCTGCTTATCCAAAATAAAAACCGGGAAGCCAACGTACCCGTAACGGTTTTAGACAAGCTAATACACAAGCTGGAAGTGCCCGCACCGTGGGAAGCACACCACGTAAGCTATTGTCTTACCCATTGAAACCCGTAGCAGCGCATCAATAACAGGCCATATTTGGCATAACAACCGGGCAAGCCAGCAATGCCTTGCCCGGGTCTGTTTACCACCATTTAGCGTTGATTTTAAACCATCAGGTGCAGCTATGCACCCACTCGCCTACTGCTGCAAAAAATAAAAACCCTGTGCAAGAGCCAATTACAATTTATTATATTTCTGCTTTGCAAATTTAACGTAAAGGTATATATTTGCACTCCGCAATTAAGGGGGATTAGCTCAGCTGGCTAGAGCGCTTGCATGGCATGCAGTATTTGAAAATAGGCTTTCTGCCTGGTATCCAACTACTTATAAGTCCACAATCCATCTTGTTTTAGCAAAACTAAAACTAAACTAAAACTTGTCCATTCTTGAAGGATTCTTTTCACCACTATAGTTTTATTGAACACCAACAACGATATATTTTGATAAACTCCAAATGAGTCTTTATCGTTTTCACGTTTCTGCATAATGAAGGAGGCCGGTTTGATTTTTAACAATTATGCTTTTTCATTGGTGAAATTATGGTTAAATATTGCTTACTTGAAAAGCTCGGGCACCATCAAAGTTAAATCCAATATAACACTCAACCAGTGTTCCTTTTTCAGCATCACTGTGATAGTGCCCGAATTTGCCTGGTTGATAGATCACAAGAATGCCGCTACCTGCAATTTCAATAAAGCCTTCCTGCGGACGGTTGTATTTAACAACTTTCCCGTTCACTCTGTATAAAAACCTATGATTGCCGTCTTCAAAGAATTGTTTTTCTTTATTCCAGCGTCCGATATCTTTATTGTTCACCAACACGATGCTATTATCTTTAAAACCTAACCACTCGGGACAGAAAATTTTATTATAAGGCCCGCTAATTCTTTCGTTCATTCGTTGAAGGTTTTTTTCGTAATTATCTAACGCGCTGCCCGACCCACCAGTCAGAACTTTAATTGCATAAAGGCACATCAGATAATAAGCCGAATGTATCGTCTCTATCTTAAACTCCAGTTCTTCAAGACGGCTAACCAACAAAGCGACATTTGTGTTCAATCTTCTGGACACCTCAAACCAAAGGTTAAGATCTCTCGCATCGAAGGTGCCCTCCAGGTTTTCCGATGCCAGCGATTGTATTTTTAATAAATCTCTACCCCTTAGCTGCGCCCAATCAAAATCGCCCTTAGCTAAATGTGCGTAGGCCAAATTTCTTCTGATGATATTTTGATCATGGTGTTGATCTCCTATAAGGCTTTGCCATGCATTGATCATTCTCTCTTTCTCTCCCCAAAATTTCAACAAGATGATTTTATACCGTTCAAGGTGTTGGCTTGGTATTTCGAAATTTTTATTGTTATAGCGATCTATCCATTCTTTGGCTGATGCAAGAATGGAGCTATACCAAGTATTTGCGGGGTTTGTGATAAACTGCGTGTAATCCTTATTTTGTGTTTTTAGTAATGAAATGGAATATCCAAATTCAATCGTTTGTATGGCCATTTGAACAAAAGCCACATAGCCATGCTCATTAAAAGGAGCCAACTCTGCGGTTTTATCAAACTCAAATTCGGCATCATCGAAAAGTTGTTGTAGCCTGGTTAGAATTTCTTCGCTCACTTCATCCCGAAGGCCATAATATTTATCCCTTATCCGGTATAACTCTGTTCGGTAACACATTCCTTTGATATGAAACAAACGATAATCATTTGGGTCTAAGTCAGTAGCTACGTTAATGGTTCGTATGGCATTATCAAAATCTTTATCAATACTATACAGCCTTGAGAAATGTCCCCAAAAGTGTGCATGTTCAGTAGGAAATTCTGTTGTTAATACTTCAAACACTTCAATCCGTGATTGATTGGTTTGCAAGTCTGAAATTAATAAAGAAAACTTGCTATCCCCATTACCGTTATCCTCGTCAATTTCTTCGTCATTATTATGCCAGTCCTTTCGTTGAATAAACACACTGTCCAATAATTGAAGTATTTCTGCACTTGCAAAATTTGTTATTTCACGAACTGAACGGATGATGCGCATGGCAAATATCTTCAATATGGAGGGGTTCAATGCTCCCAAAAGATTAGGCTCGA
Proteins encoded in this window:
- a CDS encoding AAA family ATPase, which translates into the protein MWTFSENKEWRYLEHTFDWVKQMNDVQQDTCYHAEGNVAIHTRMVLAALQQDAAFAQLTAQQREILWTAALLHDVEKRSTTVFEPDGSITSNGHARKGAQFARQLLYNQHPAPFAIREQIAGLVRYHGLPIWLFEKPNPVKALAKASMEVNTQWLALLARADMLGRHCADQDEMLYRIDCFEALCREHNCWGNARTFKSAAAQMYYMQHDDAYLDYVPFEQPAPKVILMSGLPGAGKDTLIKKQYPGWPLISLDDMRMEHGILPTDKTGNGQVIQLAKEQARAYLRKQQGFVWNATNTTSQMRMQLIDLFTTYRAEVSIIYVEIPYRELLIQNKNREANVPVTVLDKLIHKLEVPAPWEAHHVSYCLTH
- a CDS encoding RNA ligase family protein, whose product is MAISQKYGRTYHYPFSPGTSSDDRIQHNYWEHLQRIPRLIHTEKLDGENNCLSGLGVFARSHAAPTTSAWTESLRRYWQLIKHDLGDLEIFGENLYAIHSICYRKLEHHFYVFGIRQQNRWLSWEETQFYASLLDLPTVPVIKTETTPQNQQLFEAGMLALVNGPGTFDPVDVHDKRSTTMEGLVSRNADSYTTDAFARNVFKYVRKGHVKTNEHWTRDWQRAPLKNEGGKHVDL